The DNA region GTGTTCTGATCGAATGGAGCGCTCATCGTTGGCGCGCTTGACTGAGAGATACCCCGGACACCAGAACGCAGTGGCATCTGTGCCGGGCTGTCCTGTCGAAAAAAAGATAAGGGTTGAAGGAACGGGGGTGAACCATGAGGCGGGGACAGGTATGAAGGTGACGAAAATTGACTGGCAGGTTTCTTCTTATCCGGCGTCTCTTCAGACACGGCCTCATTTCTGGGCACCATCACGATCATCCGATGATAGCGAGATGAGTTAATCAGAACCTCTTCCCGCCTGCGCCGGCACATTAACTCAAATAATGCATTGATAATCTCATTATCACGATTTCCCAGAAACTGCAGGGTGGAGAGAAAATTGAAAGGAGTCCCCCCCTCTCCAGCCCTGACTGGTGCCACAACAGCTATCAAGCTAGACGAAAGTAACAACGCCAGAACATGGTGGCACAGGCAGCCACCCGTTCTCTCCCACTCATTACTGTCTGGTTTCATCAAGTTGTTTTTAGAATCTGATTTTCAATCAAGATAGCTTATAATTTATAAGACAGGTGTCGCATTAAGGTAATCACTGATCAGATGTCTGGCCAGACCCGCATCCATATCTTCAACATACAGCCCCAGCAAACCAGCCATGGGCAACTCTCCTATGGCTCCAACCAGATACTGGCCACCGATAAAACAGGGAATATGCCGCTGTTCAAGAAAGTCTTTCAGACATTGGGCTTCGATGACGTTTTCCGGGCTGTATATCTTGATCATAACCAGACGGTGTCAGGGCTGTTTCAGATAGATAGAGTGTAACTGTTCCACCAGCTCCTTTGCTTTTTCCAGCTGGGCAGATGTGAGCCTGTCCTGCAATGCCTTCCGTTGTTTAATGGCTTTACTGGTCCAGCTCCCTTGCTGTTCAGCACTCAACGCTGTCCACATATAAGCGGCTATCAGATTTCTATCGGTTCCCTCGCCATTCATGTAGGCTCGCCCCAGCTCCATCTGGGCTTCAGGATTCATGCCCTCACGACCTCCAGCCAGCTCAAAGTACCGGAAAGACCTGTTAATGTCTTTCCCGATTCCACCAAGACCGTCGCGATAAGCACGTCCCAGCCATAACTGAGCCTGAGTGTTACCGTTATCAGCCAGTGGCTGCAACAAAGCTTCCGCCTGGTCAGAATCCGGTCTCTCCTGGCGTTGCAACAGACTGATACCGGCTTCCAGAATCGCTGCCTGGTCACCCGATCCAGCCTTTTCCATCAACTGCTGAAAATCTGAACTCACGCCTGCCATTGAAAATAGCATCAAACCTGCAAAGACTCCGCACTGGCACTGTGTTTTTATAGACATTTTTTTATTGACCTTACTGCTCTGCTGACTACGCTGAATTGTCGTCTGAACCTATTGGGTACACCACTTTCACGAGAATAATACGTATAATGCCCCAGCAAAGCCACTATCGCCTGCCCTGGTCTCATCCTGAGAATGTATTGTGCCAGTTACCTGCACAGCTTCAGTTACATTGCTTCAGTTACAAAGTGGCACACGTTGACTACAGACCAGTAAAAAAACAGGCTATATAATTCGAAAGAGCCATTAACCTGACCGTAGAATAACGACCTGATGGAACGCTTCGACGAAATAAGACCTTATCACGATGATGAAGTGCGCCCGACACTGGATCGCCTGCTTCAGGATGCTGAACTACTGCATCTGCTGTCACATCATCAGTTCCCACGCCTCTCTCAGTGGCTGGGTGGTATCATGTACTGGCTGACCGGACGAGGTTTACGATCCCGTCTTAAAGGGGTCGACAATATTGATGCGCTTCAGAAAATCATCGAGCCGTATCTGTCCAGTGTGATCGAATCCAGCACCAGCCGTATCACCTATTCTGGCATAGAAAACCTGAAACCAGGCGAGGCGTATACCTATCTGTCCAACCACCGTGATATTGTCATGGACCCCGCTTTTGTTAATTACGGCGTCTACAAAAACGGTATGGACACCGCCCGAATAGCCATTGGTGATAACCTGCTGCAACGCCCGTTTGTCAGCGACCTGATGCGCCTGAACAAAAGCTTTATTGTCAAGCGCTCTCTGTCGGGTCGCAGAGAAAGGCTGAAGGCGTACCAGACCCTGTCAGCCTACATCCACCACTCTATTGATACCGGCCATTCCGTCTGGATTGCCCAGAGTGAAGGCCGGGCAAAAGACGGTAACGACCTGACCGACAGTGCTATTATCAAGATGTTTCACATGAGCCGAAAAGCCGCAGATACGTCATTTTCCGAGAGCATTCGTTCCATGAACATTGTGCCTGTGTCTATCTCTTACGAGTACGACCCATGCGATAACATGAAAGCCAGAGAACTGTACGAAACGGAAAAAAATGGCCATTACACCAAGTCTGAAGGCGAGGACATG from Endozoicomonas sp. NE40 includes:
- a CDS encoding DUF2007 domain-containing protein produces the protein MIKIYSPENVIEAQCLKDFLEQRHIPCFIGGQYLVGAIGELPMAGLLGLYVEDMDAGLARHLISDYLNATPVL
- a CDS encoding tetratricopeptide repeat protein is translated as MSIKTQCQCGVFAGLMLFSMAGVSSDFQQLMEKAGSGDQAAILEAGISLLQRQERPDSDQAEALLQPLADNGNTQAQLWLGRAYRDGLGGIGKDINRSFRYFELAGGREGMNPEAQMELGRAYMNGEGTDRNLIAAYMWTALSAEQQGSWTSKAIKQRKALQDRLTSAQLEKAKELVEQLHSIYLKQP
- a CDS encoding 1-acyl-sn-glycerol-3-phosphate acyltransferase, which produces MERFDEIRPYHDDEVRPTLDRLLQDAELLHLLSHHQFPRLSQWLGGIMYWLTGRGLRSRLKGVDNIDALQKIIEPYLSSVIESSTSRITYSGIENLKPGEAYTYLSNHRDIVMDPAFVNYGVYKNGMDTARIAIGDNLLQRPFVSDLMRLNKSFIVKRSLSGRRERLKAYQTLSAYIHHSIDTGHSVWIAQSEGRAKDGNDLTDSAIIKMFHMSRKAADTSFSESIRSMNIVPVSISYEYDPCDNMKARELYETEKNGHYTKSEGEDMYSIVKGIEGQKGHVHIAFGEPLKDHYDSANEVVSEVDRQIHKNYQLQPSNLFAWEALKDQHTGAAVPGLETLFPNENLDDKRAIFEQRLATANKQHRDWLLKMYATPVFNRYL